The genomic segment AAAAGAAGAAAATGCTTTTGAATTTGCGGACATTAGTCATTTTGCTATTCAGATTTTAGAAGAATGTTCGGATGTGCGTCAGTTTTATAGGAACAAATACCATGAAGTCATGGTAGATGAGTATCAAGATACCAACCACACGCAAGAGCGGATGCTAGAACTGTTATCAAATGGGGGTAATCGCTTTATGGTGGGGGATATTAAACAGTCTATTTATCGTTTTCGTCAAGCGGATCCACAGATTTTTAATGAAAAATTCAAATTGTATCAAAGCGATAGTCAACAAGGGAAATTGATTGTCTTAAAAGAGAATTTTCGCAGTCATTTGGAAGTCTTGGAAGCCACCAATGATGTTTTTAAGCGCCTCATGGATGAAGAAGTGGGAGAAATTGATTACAATGAAACGCATTATCTGGTAGCTGGAAATCCCGATAAGAAAGAACCAAATCCCTTGTATCAGACAGAGTTTCTCATTTATGACGGAACTCTTGAGACAGATAATGAGGAGAACGACAAAGATGTTTCTTCTGTTTCTGCAGGAGAAGTGGCGCTGGTTATCAAAGAAATTATTCGTTTGCATAATGAAGAAAATGTCCAATTTGAGGATATTACTTTACTAACAGCTTCACGCACACGCAACGATATGATTCTAGCTGAGTTCGCTAAATATGGTATTCCAATCGTTTCAGACGGTGGTGAGGACAATTACCTTCAGTCTGTTGAAGTCATGGTGATGTTAGACACCTTGCGTACAATTAATAACCCTCTCAATGATTATGCTTTAGTGGCGCTTTTAAAATCGCCAATGTTCAACTTTACAGAAGATGAATTGGCACGTTTAGCTTTGCAAAAGAAGGTGACTGAGGCAAATTATGTTGTCCATCAGGAAAATCTCTATGAGAAGTTGAAGAATGCTCTGAATGGGTACGGTCACTATCCTGAACTTATCACGCCTCCTCTTTTAAAAAAAATCCAGCAGTTTCAAGAAACACTACAGGCTTGGCGAGAGTATGCAAAAACAAATTCGCTCTATGATTTGCTTTGGAAAATCTATCAAGATCGTTTTTATTACGATTATGTGGGAGCTTTACCAAATGGAGCGGGACGTCAAGCTAATCTCTATGCCCTTACTTTGCGCGCAAATGATTACGAAAAAATGAGTTTTAAAGGCTTGTCACGTTTTATCGGGATGATTGATAAAATATTGGAAACACAGAATGATTTAGCAAGTGTCGTTGTTGCAGCTCCGAAACACGCGGTTCGCCTGATGACAGTTCATAAGAGCAAAGGTTTGGAATTTAAATATGTCTTTTTGCTCAATATGGACAAAGTTTTCAATCGTAAAGATAGCAGTTCCGCTTTGATTCTCAGTCGTCAAAATGGCGTTGGTATCAAGTATGTAGCTGATGTAGCAGTAGATGTTGCTGATAAGTTAGCTCCAAACCATGTTCGTTTGTCTATTAATACTCTGCCTTATGAGCAAAATGAGCGTGAGATTCATCTAGCCAGTATTTCTGAACAAATGCGTCTACTCTATGTCGCCATGACACGCGCTGAAAGGAAACTGTATTTAGTTGGTAAAGGTCATCAGAAAAGTTTGGAGAAAAAAGGCTTTCCTACTCCAGTGAAGGAGCATTTAGCTGCATCTATCAGGCAAAGTATGACAAGTTTTCAAGATTGGATGTGGGCTTTACATGTAGTATTTGAGAAAGATAATCTAGCTTTTTCAACGCGATTTGTGACAGATAATGACTTGACAAGTGAAAAAATAGGTCAACTGAAATTGAAAGATGCGGTTATTGAAGAGGATTTAATAGACAATCGCCAATCTGAGGATATTCGCAGGGCTTTGGATATTTTGGAAAATGTAGATCGACTGAATACCAAGTATCAAGCTGCCATCCATTTACCGAGTGTTCGAACACCGAGTCAAATTAAGAAATTTTATGAACCAATTATGGATACAGATGGCGTTGAAATTATGGAGAAAAGGAATCCGACCATTGTAGGAAAAGCTTCTTTTGAGCTACCAAATTTTGCTAAAAAAGCTCCAGTTACAGGAGCGCAAATTGGTAGCGCTGTCCATGAACTGATGCAGCGTATTCCTTTGGATCAAGCCCCTACGATAGCTATTTTGAGAAAAGTTTTAAAACAGGTTCAGGCAGAAGAAAGTGTTAAAAAGAAAATTGATTTGCAAAAGATAGCTAGTTTTTTTGGGACTGAACTTGGGCAGCTCCTTTTGAAGCATACAGACAGAGTATATCGTGAAGCTCCTTTTGCTATGTTAAAGCAGGATCCAGCAAGTGGACAATATTTTGTAGTCCGTGGGATTCTGGACGGTTATCTACTGCTGACGGACCGAATCATTCTCTTTGATTACAAGACGGATCGATATACAAATCCAAGTGAATTAGTGGAGCGCTACCAAGCACAATTAGCACTTTATGCTGAAGCTCTTAGTCGTTCATACAGTATTGAAAAAGTTGAAAAATACTTAGTATTGTTAGGCGGAGCACAGCTTCAAGTGGTGAAAGTAGAATAGATAAATCGCCCTCTTATTCACGAATGTTTTCTTCATAAAAATTAAAAATAGTTCCTAAATTTTGTGTTTTATTGAAAATATTGCTTGAAAATTTCAGAAAAGTTCGATAAAATAATAGTAAATCAGAGAGTGGAGGAAAAATATTTGAAATTAGATCGTAATTTTGCGATTTGCTACTATAAAATAAATAGAAAAGGCAGCATTGTGCGGCCTTTTTATAAAGCTATATAGACCTTTATGAAAATTTTCATTTAAGTAGCTTTGATATGTTAGTGGCTATTTAGTAGGAATGGAATGAAAATTTTAGAATTCCAACAAAATCTAGTTATTTTTAATAATAGTGAGTATTATTTGAAGAAAAGTTCGGTTTTGCGAATTTTTTGTAATAATATTGGAAATTTACTTGAAAAGCAATAGGAAAAATAGTAAAATAGAATTATAGAAAACGCTTACAAAGCGAGGTGAAAAAATGGATAGACAAGAAGCATTGAGAACTTTTACCACAGGTGAAAATTTCCATTTACAACACTATTTGGGGGTTCATCAAGATGAAGTTGATGGACAAAGCGGCTATACATTTCGTGTATGGGCGCCAAATGCTCAAAGTGTGCATTTGATTGGAGACTTTACTGACTGGTATGAAAATCAGATTCCTATGACACGCAATGAAGGTGGTGTTTGGGAAGTATTCACGGATTTGCCAAAGGAAGGAGATATTTACAAATACAATATTAGACGAAGCAGCGGTCAAGAAATTTTAAAAATTGATCCTTTAGCTATCTATTTTGAAAAACGTCCTGGTACAGGTGCAGTTGTTCGGACAATTCCTGAAAAGAAATGGAAAGATGGCTTGTGGTTAGCTCGCAGAAAACGTTGGGGATTTTTCTCTAGACCGGTGAATATTTACGAAGTTCATGCAGGATCTTGGAAGAAAAACGAAGATGGGACCCCGTATTCATTTGCCCAATTAAAAGATGAACTCATTCCATATCTTGTCAAAATGAATTACACGCATGTGGAATTCATGCCTCTTATGGCGCATCCACTTGGACTGAGCTGGGGTTATCAGCTGATGGGATATTTTGCACTTGAGCATACGTATGGAACTCCTGAAGAGTTTCGTGATTTTGTAGAAGAATGTCATGTGAATAATATTGGAGTTATCGTAGACTGGGTGCCAGGTCATTTTACTATCAATGATGATGCCTTGGCTTATTATGACGGTACACCTACATTTGAGTATCAAGATCATGACCGTGCCCATAATTACGGCTGGGGCGCTCTTAACTTTGACTTAGGAAAGAATGAAGTGCAGTCTTTCTTGATTTCTAGTATTAAGTTTTGGATTGACTTTTATCACTTAGATGGAATCCGTGTGGATGCTGTTAGCAACATGCTCTATCTAGATTATGATAGCGGTCCATGGCAACCAAATATTGACGGTGGCAATCGCAACTACGAGGGCTATTACTTCCTTCAACGCTTGAACACGGTTATCAAACTGGCTCATCCAGATGTCATGATGATTGCAGAAGAAAGTACGAGTGATACAAAGATTACGGGGATGATAGAAATGGGTGGTCTTGGATTTGATTATAAGTGGAACATGGGCTGGATGAATGACATTCTGCGTTTCTACGAAGAAGATCCGATTTACCGCAAGTATGATTTTAATCTAGTAACCTTTAGTTTCATGTACGCTTTTTCTGAAAACTTCTTGTTGCCATTCTCTCATGACGAAGTGGTACATGGTAAGAAGAGTCTCATGCATAAGATGTGGGGAGATCGCTATAATCAATTTGCTGGTCTGCGAAATCTCTATACTTATCAAATATGTCACCCAGGGAAGAAATTACTATTCATGGGCAGCGAATGGGGACAATTCTTAGAATGGAAATGCGAAGAATCTTTAGAATGGCGTGATTTGGCAGATGATATGAACGCTAAGATGCAACATTTCACTTCTCAACTCAATCAGCTTTATAAAGAAAATCGTGTTTTATGGGAAAACGACTTGAATTGGGATGGCTTAGAAATTATTGATGCGGATAATACAGATCAAAGTGTACTTTCCTTTATTCGGAAAAATGACAAGGGAGATATGCTAATTTGCGTCTTTAATATGGCTCCGGTAGAGCGCAAAGACTTTACCATTGGTGTTCCGGTGACAGCCATATATGAAGAAATTTGGAATACTGAATTAGAAGAATGGGGAGGTGTATGGAAAGAGTATAATCAAACAGTTCAGTCTCAAGAAGGCTTGTGGAAGGATTATCCTCAGACGTTGACCTTTACTTTGCCAGCATTAGGGGCAAGTATTTGGAAAATTAAACGTCGTGTGAAATCAGCAAATGGAAGTAAGAAGTCCAAAAAGGAGTAACAGATGAAGAATGAAATGCTAGCTTTGATTCTTGCCGGTGGGCAAGGAACACGCCTTGGAAAACTCACTCAAAGTATTGCCAAACCAGCAGTACAATTTGGTGGACGCTACCGTATCATTGACTTTGCTTTGTCCAATTGTGCCAATTCAGGAATTCATAATGTTGGTGTCATTACTCAATACCAACCATTAGCTTTGAATAGTCATATTGGAAATGGTTCTAGTTGGGGACTGGATGGTATTAACACAGGAGTTTCTATTCTCCAGCCATATTCAGCAAGTGAGGGCAATCGTTGGTTTGAAGGAACTAGTCATGCGATTTATCAAAACATTGATTATATTGATACTATCAATCCTGAGTATGTCTTGATTTTGTCTGGTGACCACATTTACAAAATGGACTACGATGATATGCTTCAATCTCACAAGTACAACAACGCCAGTCTGACGGTAGCTGTTCTGGATGTTCCTTTAAAAGAAGCGAGTCGTTTTGGTATTATGAATACAGATGCCAATAACCGCATTGTCGAGTTTGAAGAAAAACCAGCTGAACCTAAGTCTACTAAGGCTTCTATGGGGATTTATATCTTTGACTGGAAACGCCTGCGTAATATGCTGGTAGCTGCTGAAAAGAGCAATGTAGATATGTCTGACTTCGGTAAGAATGTTATTCCAAATTATCTTGAATCCGGCGAAAGTGTCTATGCTTATGAATTTAAGGGATATTGGAAAGATGTTGGAACGATTGAGTCACTTTGGGAAGCCAATATGGAGTATATTGACCCAAACAATGCTTTAGACAGTCGGGATCGTCAATGGAAAATTTATTCACGTAACTTGATTTCTCCACCAAACTTCCTTGGAGAAAATGCTCATGTAGAAGATTCTTTGGTTGTGGACGGCTGTTTGGTAGATGGCACGGTTAAGCATTCCATTCTTTCTACGGAAGCTCAAGTGCGTAAAGATGCAGTTGTAGAAGATTCTGTGATTATGAGTGGTGCTATCATTGGTCAAGGTGCAAAAATCAAACGTGCTATTATTGGTGAAGGAGCTATCATTTCTGATGGTGTAGAAATTGATGGAACAGACGAAGTACAAGTTATCGGATACAATGAGAAAGTGGGGGTACCATCAGATGAAGATTGATAAATATTCAGCAATTTTAGGAAATACAGTTGGATTTCATGATATGTCTACTTTGACAAATCATCGTCCAGTTGCCAGTTTGCCGTTTGGTGGGAAATATCGTTTAATTGACTTTCCGTTGTCTAGCCTGGCCAATGCAGGGATTCGGAGCGTCTTTGGCATTTTCCAACAAGATAATATTAGTTCTGTCTTTGACCATATCCGTTCTGGACGTGAATGGGGGCTGTCTACTCTTTTGAGTCACTACTATCTTGGTATTTATAATACGCGCGTAGAAAGTTCTACTGTTGGTAAAGAATACTACGAGCAATTATTGACCTACTTAAAACGTTCGGGCAGCGATCAAACGGTAGCATTGAACTGTGATGTTTTGGTGAACATCGACTTGAACCAAGTCTTCCACTTACATGGTACAACTGATCAACCGATTACAGTTGTCTATAAAAAATTACCAAAAGAAGAAATTTCCGAAGTTAATGCTGTTTTGGAAATTGATGAAACAGATCATGTGAAAAATCACCATCTTTTTGATGATAAAAAAGATCAGGATTTGTACAACATGTCAACGGATATCTTTGTTGTGGATACACCTTGGCTGATTGAAAAATTAGAAATAGAAGCACAAAAAGAATTTCCTCAAAAATTACGTTATGTTTTACGTGATTTAGCTGCTCAGGAAAAAGCGTTTGCTTATGAATATACGGGTTATTTAGCAAATATTCATTCTGTCACTTCGTACTTCAATGCCAATATTGATATGCTTGATTCACAAAAATTCTATTCCCTTTTCTCTCCAAATCAAAAGATTTATACTAAAGTAAAAAACGAAGAGCCAACTTATTATGCAGTCGGTTCTAAGGTTTCAAATGCTCAATTTGCTTCCGGCAGTATTATTGAAGGAGAAGTGAGTGGTTCTGTCATTTCTCGTAATACTCGTATTAAAAAAGGAAGTCGTGTAAAAAACAGTATTCTTTTCCCACGTGTCCTTATTGGCGAAAATGCTGTTGTAGAATATGCAATCTTAGATAAGGGTGTTGAGGTTGCTGAGAATGTGACCGTTCGAGGAACAGTTGATAACCCAGTTGTTCTTAAAAAAGGCGAAAAAGTGACAGAGGATAGAATTCAATGAAAATTTTATTTGTAGCAGCAGAAGGTGCACCTTTTTCTAAAACAGGAGGATTGGGAGACGTCATTGGCGCTCTCCCTAAATCTCTTGTGAAAGCTGGTCATGAAGTGGGAGTGGTGTTGCCTTATTACGATATGGTAGAGACTAAATTCGGCGACCAAATGGAAGACTTGTTCCATTTTGAAGTAAAGGTCGGCTGGCGCGGTCAATATGTCGGTGTGAAACGTACAGTTTTAAATGGTGTAACCTTCTATTTTATAGACAATCAATACTATTTCTTTCGTGGTCATGTTTATGGTGATTTTGATGATGGTGAGCGTTTTGCTTATTTCCAAATGGCTGCTGTTGAGTTGATGGAAAGAGTAGATTTCATTCCAGATGTACTGCATGTGCATGATTATCATACCGCAATGATTCCATTTTTAGTGAAAGAAAAATACCATTGGATTCAAGCTTATCACGGAATTCGGACTATTTTAACCATTCATAATTTAGAATTTCAAGGGCAATTTTCGGATGGCATGCTCTGGGATTTATTCGGAGTGGGTTATGAGCGCTATGCAGATGGAACATTGCGTTGGAATGACTGCCTCAACTGGATGAAAGCAGGGATTTTATATGCAGATCGTGTAACAACTGTATCACCAAGTTATGCACATGAAATTATGACACCAGAGTTCGGTTGCGGTTTGGATCAAATTTTGCGGATGGAGTCGGGTAAAGTCTCAGGTATTGTCAATGGAATCGATACAGATATTTATAATCCAGAAACAGATGCGTTACTGGATCATCATTTTAATAAAGATGATTTATCTGGCAAACTTGCTAATAAGCGTGCGTTGCAGGAAAAAGTTGGTCTACCTGTTCGAGATGATGTACCTCTAGTAGGGATTGTATCACGTTTGACTCGGCAAAAAGGTTTTGATTTAGTTGTGGATCAATTACACAATTTACTACAAGATGATGTACAAATTATCCTTTTAGGAACAGGAGA from the Streptococcus constellatus subsp. constellatus genome contains:
- the addA gene encoding helicase-exonuclease AddAB subunit AddA, with amino-acid sequence MRQIPFLTQAEIRALQDQEVQSDKVQKCTPEQIEAIYSSGQNILVSASAGSGKTFVMVQRIIDQIMRGVRIEQLFISTFTVKAASELKERLEKELSKALKETNDEELKQHLAQQLADIPNADIGTMDSFTQKVLNKYGYLLELAPNFRILQSTSEQLLLQNEVFEQVFEDFYQSDQAALFKKLVKNFTGQRKDLLGFREQVYKIYSFLQSTSSPIEWLEKDFLKGYEFADFQEEKAQLLAQTKEALFDLEDFFSYHLVHEAKEFSKAKYLENVQRVLDDLASLQGHSSEEAYLTTLNNIVEISRASNGKALTNSGRKEELKEIINAYNEKRKEKIQVLRDLADQFYRFEFQLTYHEEAKEILLVLQQFMKLFVTSYLNRKKEENAFEFADISHFAIQILEECSDVRQFYRNKYHEVMVDEYQDTNHTQERMLELLSNGGNRFMVGDIKQSIYRFRQADPQIFNEKFKLYQSDSQQGKLIVLKENFRSHLEVLEATNDVFKRLMDEEVGEIDYNETHYLVAGNPDKKEPNPLYQTEFLIYDGTLETDNEENDKDVSSVSAGEVALVIKEIIRLHNEENVQFEDITLLTASRTRNDMILAEFAKYGIPIVSDGGEDNYLQSVEVMVMLDTLRTINNPLNDYALVALLKSPMFNFTEDELARLALQKKVTEANYVVHQENLYEKLKNALNGYGHYPELITPPLLKKIQQFQETLQAWREYAKTNSLYDLLWKIYQDRFYYDYVGALPNGAGRQANLYALTLRANDYEKMSFKGLSRFIGMIDKILETQNDLASVVVAAPKHAVRLMTVHKSKGLEFKYVFLLNMDKVFNRKDSSSALILSRQNGVGIKYVADVAVDVADKLAPNHVRLSINTLPYEQNEREIHLASISEQMRLLYVAMTRAERKLYLVGKGHQKSLEKKGFPTPVKEHLAASIRQSMTSFQDWMWALHVVFEKDNLAFSTRFVTDNDLTSEKIGQLKLKDAVIEEDLIDNRQSEDIRRALDILENVDRLNTKYQAAIHLPSVRTPSQIKKFYEPIMDTDGVEIMEKRNPTIVGKASFELPNFAKKAPVTGAQIGSAVHELMQRIPLDQAPTIAILRKVLKQVQAEESVKKKIDLQKIASFFGTELGQLLLKHTDRVYREAPFAMLKQDPASGQYFVVRGILDGYLLLTDRIILFDYKTDRYTNPSELVERYQAQLALYAEALSRSYSIEKVEKYLVLLGGAQLQVVKVE
- the glgB gene encoding 1,4-alpha-glucan branching protein GlgB, with protein sequence MDRQEALRTFTTGENFHLQHYLGVHQDEVDGQSGYTFRVWAPNAQSVHLIGDFTDWYENQIPMTRNEGGVWEVFTDLPKEGDIYKYNIRRSSGQEILKIDPLAIYFEKRPGTGAVVRTIPEKKWKDGLWLARRKRWGFFSRPVNIYEVHAGSWKKNEDGTPYSFAQLKDELIPYLVKMNYTHVEFMPLMAHPLGLSWGYQLMGYFALEHTYGTPEEFRDFVEECHVNNIGVIVDWVPGHFTINDDALAYYDGTPTFEYQDHDRAHNYGWGALNFDLGKNEVQSFLISSIKFWIDFYHLDGIRVDAVSNMLYLDYDSGPWQPNIDGGNRNYEGYYFLQRLNTVIKLAHPDVMMIAEESTSDTKITGMIEMGGLGFDYKWNMGWMNDILRFYEEDPIYRKYDFNLVTFSFMYAFSENFLLPFSHDEVVHGKKSLMHKMWGDRYNQFAGLRNLYTYQICHPGKKLLFMGSEWGQFLEWKCEESLEWRDLADDMNAKMQHFTSQLNQLYKENRVLWENDLNWDGLEIIDADNTDQSVLSFIRKNDKGDMLICVFNMAPVERKDFTIGVPVTAIYEEIWNTELEEWGGVWKEYNQTVQSQEGLWKDYPQTLTFTLPALGASIWKIKRRVKSANGSKKSKKE
- a CDS encoding glucose-1-phosphate adenylyltransferase, with translation MKNEMLALILAGGQGTRLGKLTQSIAKPAVQFGGRYRIIDFALSNCANSGIHNVGVITQYQPLALNSHIGNGSSWGLDGINTGVSILQPYSASEGNRWFEGTSHAIYQNIDYIDTINPEYVLILSGDHIYKMDYDDMLQSHKYNNASLTVAVLDVPLKEASRFGIMNTDANNRIVEFEEKPAEPKSTKASMGIYIFDWKRLRNMLVAAEKSNVDMSDFGKNVIPNYLESGESVYAYEFKGYWKDVGTIESLWEANMEYIDPNNALDSRDRQWKIYSRNLISPPNFLGENAHVEDSLVVDGCLVDGTVKHSILSTEAQVRKDAVVEDSVIMSGAIIGQGAKIKRAIIGEGAIISDGVEIDGTDEVQVIGYNEKVGVPSDED
- the glgD gene encoding glucose-1-phosphate adenylyltransferase subunit GlgD, with the translated sequence MKIDKYSAILGNTVGFHDMSTLTNHRPVASLPFGGKYRLIDFPLSSLANAGIRSVFGIFQQDNISSVFDHIRSGREWGLSTLLSHYYLGIYNTRVESSTVGKEYYEQLLTYLKRSGSDQTVALNCDVLVNIDLNQVFHLHGTTDQPITVVYKKLPKEEISEVNAVLEIDETDHVKNHHLFDDKKDQDLYNMSTDIFVVDTPWLIEKLEIEAQKEFPQKLRYVLRDLAAQEKAFAYEYTGYLANIHSVTSYFNANIDMLDSQKFYSLFSPNQKIYTKVKNEEPTYYAVGSKVSNAQFASGSIIEGEVSGSVISRNTRIKKGSRVKNSILFPRVLIGENAVVEYAILDKGVEVAENVTVRGTVDNPVVLKKGEKVTEDRIQ
- the glgA gene encoding glycogen synthase GlgA; this translates as MKILFVAAEGAPFSKTGGLGDVIGALPKSLVKAGHEVGVVLPYYDMVETKFGDQMEDLFHFEVKVGWRGQYVGVKRTVLNGVTFYFIDNQYYFFRGHVYGDFDDGERFAYFQMAAVELMERVDFIPDVLHVHDYHTAMIPFLVKEKYHWIQAYHGIRTILTIHNLEFQGQFSDGMLWDLFGVGYERYADGTLRWNDCLNWMKAGILYADRVTTVSPSYAHEIMTPEFGCGLDQILRMESGKVSGIVNGIDTDIYNPETDALLDHHFNKDDLSGKLANKRALQEKVGLPVRDDVPLVGIVSRLTRQKGFDLVVDQLHNLLQDDVQIILLGTGDPSFEQSFAWFGQAYPEKLSANITFDVKLAQEIYAACDMFLMPSRFEPCGLSQMMAMRYGTLPLVHEVGGLRDTVQPYNAYEGTGTGFSFNNFSGYWLKWTFDMAIDLYYNDKEAWYNLQIQAMERDFSWDTASQAYSHLYQSLY